The Nitrospirales bacterium genome includes a window with the following:
- a CDS encoding proteasome accessory factor PafA2, giving the protein MYRILGTETEFGILAKGSGHADPVTDSIRLIGHFPSLAAPRGIWDYEYENPFLDSRGFVVEGEPERPNPHYNRQLNKLLLNGGRLYVDGAHPEYSTPECSQPLELLAYERAGERIIQACLESLNTSLDGEKVFVYKNNSDGKGNSYGYHENYLLSRSVPFDKIAQTLIPFFVTRQIYAGSGKVGAENHTNPIDYQIAQRSDFFECLMDLNTMVKRPIINTRDEPHTELDKYRRLHVIVGDANMAEIPTYLKIGTTAIIMEMLDAGWEFPKLSLENPVQDIKTVSRDLNLNASLRLANKRTTTSIEIQQSYLQAAHDFYNTRDLSPATKEVLVLWDTILKKLEEDPTQLHKELDWVAKHRMIQTYIDRKGCGWNDPRARLLDLQYHDMRPERGLYYTLERANRIVRLLQDHDIEQATVSPPCNTRAYFRGTCLKRFPENVYGMSWTSVLLDQGHDQIKRIPLTDPYRGTQSLTNELLDGVQTIDQLLEKLSK; this is encoded by the coding sequence TTGTACCGCATTCTAGGTACGGAAACAGAATTTGGCATTCTTGCCAAGGGCTCCGGTCATGCTGACCCGGTCACGGATTCCATTCGGCTCATTGGCCACTTCCCATCTCTCGCAGCACCACGGGGTATCTGGGACTACGAATATGAAAATCCTTTTCTTGATTCACGAGGCTTCGTCGTCGAAGGAGAGCCTGAACGTCCCAATCCCCACTATAATCGTCAGTTAAACAAACTCCTCTTGAATGGGGGACGGCTTTATGTCGACGGGGCCCACCCGGAATATTCCACCCCGGAATGCAGTCAACCACTTGAGCTGCTAGCCTATGAACGAGCAGGCGAACGCATCATTCAGGCCTGTTTAGAGTCGCTCAACACCTCGCTCGACGGGGAAAAAGTCTTCGTCTATAAAAATAATTCCGATGGGAAAGGCAATAGCTACGGCTACCACGAGAACTACCTGCTGTCACGATCAGTTCCCTTTGACAAGATCGCGCAAACACTCATTCCATTCTTCGTAACCCGTCAAATCTATGCGGGTTCGGGAAAAGTCGGCGCAGAAAACCACACGAACCCCATCGACTATCAAATCGCGCAACGTTCTGATTTTTTTGAATGCCTGATGGACCTCAACACGATGGTGAAACGTCCCATCATCAATACTCGGGACGAACCACATACCGAACTCGACAAATATCGGCGGTTACATGTGATTGTCGGTGATGCCAACATGGCTGAAATTCCGACATACCTCAAAATTGGCACAACGGCCATCATCATGGAAATGCTGGACGCGGGATGGGAATTCCCGAAGCTGAGCCTTGAGAACCCGGTACAAGATATCAAGACCGTTTCGCGAGATCTGAACCTCAACGCCAGTCTACGGCTTGCCAACAAGCGGACCACCACGTCGATCGAAATACAACAAAGCTACCTTCAAGCCGCTCATGATTTCTACAATACGCGGGATCTTTCACCCGCCACAAAGGAAGTCTTGGTCCTTTGGGACACAATCCTCAAGAAGCTTGAAGAAGATCCGACTCAACTTCATAAAGAGTTGGATTGGGTCGCCAAACACCGGATGATTCAGACATACATCGATCGAAAAGGATGTGGATGGAACGATCCACGCGCCAGACTTCTCGACCTGCAATACCACGACATGCGCCCGGAGAGAGGTTTGTACTACACCCTTGAACGCGCAAACCGCATCGTGCGGCTGCTTCAAGATCATGATATCGAACAGGCGACGGTTTCTCCGCCTTGTAACACGAGGGCCTACTTTCGAGGAACCTGCCTCAAGCGATTTCCAGAGAACGTGTACGGAATGAGCTGGACTTCGGTCCTCTTAGACCAAGGGCATGATCAGATAAAAAGAATTCCGCTCACGGACCCCTACCGAGGGACCCAGTCCCTCACCAACGAGCTTCTTGACGGTGTCCAGACGATCGATCAACTGCTCGAAAAACTTTCTAAATAA
- the prcB gene encoding proteasome subunit beta, with product MQSSGFDLPPGSPDHCSSFFQFLSTHRPELTPMARWGGQPILQQRGPHDYQSSPFPQPVAHGTTVLAFKYADGVLIAGDRRATEGFQIAENRMEKVYKTDDFSAMAIAGAAGPCLEMAKLFSIELEHYEKLDGVQLSCEGKANRLGQMVKANLPLVMQGLVVIPLFVGYDAKRAQGRIFKYDITGGRYEETEFHSIGSGGKDARLLLKERYQKDLTEQAAVRIALRALANAAEEDVGTGGPDPIRRIYPSMKVVSGQGVQDIEESTLATLWEELVQTRRQES from the coding sequence ATGCAATCTTCTGGATTTGACCTCCCGCCCGGTTCACCTGATCATTGTTCAAGCTTTTTTCAGTTTCTTTCAACCCATCGGCCCGAGTTAACGCCCATGGCCAGATGGGGGGGGCAGCCCATCCTGCAACAACGGGGTCCCCATGACTATCAGTCATCTCCCTTTCCACAACCCGTGGCGCATGGCACGACCGTCCTGGCCTTCAAATATGCTGATGGCGTTTTGATCGCCGGCGATCGACGGGCCACGGAAGGATTTCAGATAGCTGAAAACCGTATGGAGAAAGTGTATAAGACCGATGACTTTTCCGCGATGGCCATCGCCGGCGCCGCTGGACCCTGCCTAGAAATGGCTAAGCTGTTCAGTATTGAACTCGAGCATTATGAAAAACTCGACGGTGTGCAGCTCTCCTGCGAAGGAAAGGCTAACCGTTTAGGACAAATGGTCAAAGCGAACCTACCGTTGGTCATGCAGGGGCTCGTCGTCATTCCTCTGTTTGTCGGATATGACGCGAAACGAGCGCAGGGGCGAATTTTCAAGTACGACATTACCGGTGGACGATACGAAGAAACTGAATTTCATTCCATCGGGTCCGGTGGAAAGGATGCCCGGCTCCTCCTGAAGGAACGGTATCAGAAAGATCTCACGGAACAGGCTGCCGTGCGAATCGCGCTTCGAGCGTTAGCCAACGCGGCAGAAGAGGATGTAGGAACCGGAGGGCCGGACCCAATCCGACGCATCTACCCATCTATGAAAGTCGTGAGCGGGCAAGGCGTACAGGACATCGAAGAGAGCACGCTCGCCACGCTGTGGGAAGAGCTCGTACAAACTCGGAGACAGGAAAGCTAA
- the prcA gene encoding proteasome subunit alpha, with protein MALPYYVSPEQMMQDKAEYAKKGIAKGRSIIAMEFEQGLVLIADNPSASLFKISEVYDNIAFSGAGKYSEFENLRKAGIQHADLKGLMYSREDVTARSLANGYSQTLGTIFSQELKPFEVELLLAQVGEEAGQDELYRIAFDGSIVDEQRMTAIGGRAEALLSYLRNESPTEPPSLSDALALCKKAFEQMTEQAIADEGLEVAVLDRTRTGRKFRRISSVEVKSLLS; from the coding sequence ATGGCGCTCCCGTACTACGTCTCTCCAGAACAAATGATGCAAGACAAGGCTGAGTATGCCAAAAAGGGCATCGCCAAAGGCCGCTCGATCATCGCCATGGAGTTTGAGCAAGGCCTGGTGTTGATCGCTGACAACCCCAGCGCATCCTTGTTCAAAATTTCTGAAGTGTACGACAATATCGCCTTTTCCGGAGCCGGAAAATATAGTGAATTCGAGAATCTTCGAAAAGCCGGCATTCAGCATGCTGACTTAAAGGGGTTGATGTATAGCCGGGAAGATGTCACGGCTCGTTCACTAGCCAACGGGTATTCCCAAACGCTTGGCACCATTTTCAGCCAGGAATTGAAGCCCTTCGAAGTGGAATTGCTGCTCGCGCAAGTCGGAGAAGAAGCGGGCCAAGATGAGCTGTACCGTATTGCTTTTGATGGAAGCATCGTGGATGAACAACGCATGACGGCCATCGGAGGACGGGCTGAAGCCTTACTGTCATACCTCCGAAACGAAAGCCCGACAGAACCGCCCTCGTTATCGGACGCTCTCGCCCTTTGTAAAAAAGCGTTTGAACAAATGACCGAACAAGCGATTGCCGATGAAGGCCTGGAAGTCGCCGTTCTGGATCGAACACGGACTGGTCGAAAATTTAGACGCATTTCTTCCGTAGAAGTCAAATCCCTACTTTCTTAG
- the pafA gene encoding Pup--protein ligase yields MKRIFGLECEYGLTFSPNGRVYLPIEKILGYIFEGLIPNSWPSNAFLANGARFYQDTGCHPEYSTPECDDLFDLVMHDKAGERVLEACLPIAEERLREEGLSGNIFIFKNNTDSLGNTYGCHENFLMRRDVDFWKVAEQLIPFFVTRQIFSGAGKILKVSGRPQYFISQRSQHIHEKTSSSTTSSRSIINTRDEPHADAEKYRRLHIILGDSNMSEFATYLKVGTTDLVLSMIENKFMIPNIELDEPVKAIRDISKDPTLKRRVKLEDGRELTALEIQRMYWERASEYLETQPHDKVLHDVLNEWERILNRLEESPMLLVRELDWVTKKWLMESFIEKKGCRWDDPRLAMMDLQYHDVNQQRGLYYLLVGRDNIRKVVSEEAIERAKSIPPQTTRAKIRGDFIRFARAKNRSYTVDWTYLKLNGYWEETILCMDPFCASNRRVEELLAQIPHTRFKA; encoded by the coding sequence ATGAAACGCATATTTGGCCTTGAATGCGAATACGGACTCACCTTTTCCCCGAACGGTCGCGTCTACTTGCCTATCGAAAAAATTCTCGGATACATCTTTGAAGGGTTGATTCCCAATAGTTGGCCATCCAATGCTTTTCTAGCGAACGGAGCTCGATTTTACCAAGACACTGGTTGTCATCCAGAATATTCGACCCCTGAATGTGACGACCTGTTTGATCTCGTCATGCATGACAAGGCTGGCGAACGCGTCCTTGAAGCCTGCCTACCTATCGCCGAAGAACGCCTCCGGGAAGAAGGTCTTTCCGGCAACATTTTCATTTTCAAGAACAATACCGACTCGCTCGGCAATACCTATGGCTGTCACGAAAATTTTCTCATGCGACGCGATGTGGACTTTTGGAAAGTCGCCGAACAATTAATCCCATTCTTCGTCACCCGACAAATCTTTTCTGGCGCGGGGAAAATCCTCAAAGTATCGGGAAGGCCTCAATACTTTATCTCCCAGCGTTCCCAACATATCCATGAAAAGACGTCCTCGTCGACCACTTCTTCCCGAAGCATCATTAATACGCGTGATGAGCCCCATGCTGATGCAGAAAAATACCGCCGGCTCCATATCATCCTCGGGGACTCGAATATGTCGGAGTTCGCGACGTACTTGAAAGTCGGAACGACCGACCTCGTTCTCTCGATGATTGAAAACAAGTTTATGATTCCCAACATCGAATTAGATGAGCCCGTGAAAGCCATTCGTGACATCTCAAAAGACCCGACCCTCAAACGACGCGTGAAACTCGAAGATGGTCGAGAATTGACCGCTCTGGAAATTCAGAGAATGTACTGGGAACGCGCAAGTGAATATCTTGAGACTCAACCACACGATAAAGTGCTGCACGATGTCCTGAATGAATGGGAACGAATCTTGAACCGGCTTGAAGAGTCGCCAATGCTCCTCGTTCGAGAACTCGATTGGGTGACAAAAAAATGGTTGATGGAATCGTTTATCGAGAAAAAAGGCTGTAGGTGGGACGACCCCCGCCTGGCCATGATGGACCTGCAGTACCATGATGTCAACCAACAACGTGGCCTGTATTATCTGTTAGTTGGCCGGGACAATATCCGAAAAGTCGTCTCAGAAGAAGCGATAGAACGGGCGAAAAGCATCCCGCCTCAGACCACTCGTGCAAAGATACGGGGAGATTTCATTCGATTCGCCAGAGCCAAAAACCGCTCGTACACGGTGGACTGGACTTACCTAAAACTCAACGGTTACTGGGAAGAAACAATTCTGTGCATGGACCCCTTTTGTGCATCGAATCGACGAGTCGAGGAACTCCTCGCACAAATTCCTCATACTCGATTCAAAGCATGA
- the arc gene encoding proteasome ATPase: MGMRKQDDQDSELEKLRSELQVMESEIHQLYDSRHQLRRSQQQNDRLVSSLQEAKVQIEALRKEVEKLTAPPSTFAIFCDLNQDDTANVTVSGRKMRVSVHPSLPKQEFRKGQEVILNEAMNIIEIRDFNPQGEVAQLKLRLDDHRALVKLRHDEERVVEVAQPLQSETLSVGDLLLFETRSGYITEKLPKSEMEEVVLEEVPDANYEQIGGLENELTQVKDAVELPFLYPDLYAEHRLSAPKGILLYGPPGCGKTLIAKAVANSIAQKLKHLTGREVRSYFLHIKGPELLNKYVGESERQIREVFAKAKEKASNGYPVIVFFDEMDALFRTRGTGISSDIESTIVPQFLAEIDGVESLRDVIVIGASNRQDLIDPAVLRPGRLDVKVKIPRPDKQGAKEILGKYLTPDLPFSKAELDQQQGDPKQLVAHLIEIATESLYARSEENRFLEVTYANGEKETFYFKDFASGALIEGVVARAKKMAIKRAITTGEKGIASDDLRQAIREEFKEQEDLPNTTNPDDWARIAGKKGEKIIHVRTLTEEPSESREIETVSVGHYF, encoded by the coding sequence ACCGTCTCGTTTCCAGCCTGCAAGAAGCCAAAGTTCAGATTGAAGCTCTCCGAAAAGAAGTTGAAAAGCTGACTGCACCTCCCTCGACCTTTGCCATTTTCTGTGACCTGAACCAAGATGACACGGCGAATGTCACGGTTTCGGGAAGAAAAATGCGTGTCAGCGTTCATCCGTCATTGCCTAAACAGGAGTTTCGCAAAGGGCAAGAGGTGATCCTGAATGAGGCCATGAATATCATCGAAATACGAGATTTTAATCCCCAAGGTGAGGTCGCGCAGTTAAAGCTCCGTCTTGATGACCATCGAGCATTAGTCAAATTACGACACGATGAAGAACGCGTCGTAGAAGTTGCTCAACCGCTGCAATCCGAAACTTTGAGTGTCGGCGACCTGCTCCTGTTCGAAACGCGATCGGGTTACATCACGGAAAAACTCCCGAAATCCGAGATGGAAGAAGTTGTGTTAGAAGAAGTACCTGATGCCAATTATGAGCAAATCGGAGGGCTTGAGAACGAACTGACACAAGTCAAAGATGCAGTAGAACTACCGTTTTTATACCCGGACCTGTACGCCGAACATCGGCTCTCCGCTCCGAAAGGCATTTTACTCTATGGTCCGCCTGGATGCGGCAAGACGCTTATTGCCAAGGCTGTCGCGAATTCCATAGCGCAAAAATTAAAACATTTAACTGGACGGGAAGTTCGCAGTTACTTTCTCCATATCAAAGGGCCGGAGTTGCTGAACAAATACGTGGGTGAGTCCGAACGGCAAATACGAGAGGTCTTCGCGAAAGCAAAAGAAAAAGCTTCGAACGGCTATCCGGTCATCGTGTTCTTCGACGAAATGGATGCATTGTTCCGCACGCGTGGCACCGGCATCTCATCTGACATAGAATCCACCATCGTCCCGCAATTTCTCGCTGAAATCGATGGAGTCGAAAGCTTACGTGATGTGATCGTGATCGGAGCGAGCAATCGACAAGACTTGATAGACCCTGCCGTCTTACGGCCCGGACGCCTGGATGTCAAAGTGAAAATCCCCCGTCCGGACAAACAGGGGGCGAAAGAAATCCTCGGAAAATACCTGACGCCGGACCTTCCTTTTTCCAAAGCTGAACTCGATCAACAGCAAGGTGACCCCAAGCAGCTCGTCGCCCATCTCATCGAGATCGCGACAGAGTCGCTGTATGCCCGTTCGGAAGAAAATCGGTTCTTGGAAGTGACCTACGCCAACGGGGAAAAAGAAACGTTTTACTTTAAGGATTTTGCCAGCGGCGCGCTCATCGAAGGTGTGGTCGCTCGTGCCAAAAAGATGGCGATCAAACGAGCCATCACCACTGGGGAAAAAGGCATTGCGTCAGATGATTTACGGCAAGCTATTCGAGAAGAGTTCAAAGAACAGGAAGATCTCCCCAACACCACGAACCCTGACGATTGGGCGAGAATCGCGGGGAAAAAGGGAGAAAAGATCATTCACGTGCGTACGTTAACGGAAGAACCGTCGGAATCCCGAGAAATAGAAACGGTCAGCGTCGGACACTACTTCTGA